DNA from Pelodiscus sinensis isolate JC-2024 chromosome 1, ASM4963464v1, whole genome shotgun sequence:
agtgagggatggcagaacaaggagcaatggtctcaagttacagtgggggaggtttaggttggatattaggaaaaactatttcactaggagggtggtgaagcactggaatgggttacttctagggaggtggtggaatctccatctctagaggtttttaattctctgcttgacaaagccctggctgggttgatttagttgggactggtcctgccttgggcaggggtctagacttgatgacctcctgaggtctcttccagttctacgattctatgaagtAAGCCTAATGCTCTCTGCCCATTCTCAGAAATAATCACACTCTAGCACTAGCAGCAGGGCATTGGGTTGCATTGTAGCCAGCTTAGTATAGAATGCCTTGCAGCAGTCTGATCCTGATGTCACAAAGGCATGTAGTATGGATGGCATCACAGCAGTCATGGTGTAAAAGTTCATTATCATAAAAACTGAATCACCTGCACCACAGTTGATCATCTACAATTACTAGGTAGACCACAACTCGGCTCAGCTTCCATGCTGAAGTGGCCGGCTCTCATCACACTCTCTAAATTTAGTAGGTCTTCTCATTTTCCTCAGACCTTCTGAAAGAACCAGACCAGTGTCAGGCCCATTTTGCTATGTATTTAAAGACCTCACCTGTGGGGATCTCAGTCCAAGGAAAGTgtcagttatttctaaataatttttggcatccctgtaaacctcattccacaaggaatcagggatgtctcaaaatagtgctttattttgaaatttggcgctgtgtagaaatagcctattttgaaataaaattgaaataaaaatcgATTTTGCGTATCTCATTTCGATTTTAGAgggcagtctagacattccctaagaTGAAAAACCTCTGTGTGGAATCACCACAGAATATAAATCCACAAGCAGCAGTGGCCATACGTGTACACACGTCAAGGGTGCCATCTGTGTTTGCATGTCAGAGCACACAAGCAGTTCTGCTGCACCACCAGAAAAATTAACCAGGCTCAGAGTTCAAGATATGCAGTGCTTTGGGTCAGTGTGCCGTAGCTTTCCGGTTATGCCTGCTTGCTACTAGCCACTTCACGCATTGGAAGAAGCACTCGGGTGCGGATTCCCATTCTGAGACTCATTTGTCTTGTAACTGGCTTGGGCATCATCATCAGTACCATCCGACGATTTCAAGTCTGCCTTATCCATAGGCATAGCAGCCGCAGGTGGTTTGCAAGCAAAGCAGAGGTATTTGAAACAAGACAGCAAGCCTTCTGAAATACTGGATGAGAAAAGCTTTTTGCAGGGGTGGCAGAATTGGTAGAACACCAGCATGAAGAGGACAGCCATGCAATAGCCAATCAGCAGCTGCAAGACTAATAAAGGGGCACACACGTACAGGTAGACGTCTGTTCTATAGGCATACCACAGCAAAAGGAGGAAAGCATTCTCAATGAACCTTAGCATGTAATATACAGCCAGTCGGTACCAGTTCTGGGATTTGTTAATTAAGTCAGAATCATTCAGCTTCAGCTGCACTGCTGACCAGCAGAACATGTTAATGCCAGCATACAAGAAGGTAAGGAGGCACAATACAATAGTTGTGCCCACCCGGCTCAAAGCCTTCTCTATATTTTCAGGGAAAGGGGATTTGCTTTGCCAAAAGAGAATCCAGGGGTAAAAGAAAAAGCCAAAGAAATTCAGGAGCACCACAGGCAGGACCCAGATTTGAAGCACAGAACTGAAAAGAACCAGAACTACAACCCGGGTGGCAATCTCAAAGCTTCTCCAGAGGAATATGCAGAGGTAGGCTGCAGGTTTCACGCTGACATCATAATCATCATACTTAATCTTAATGGCCAGGATGTTGCAGCGTAATGCGCCATATACAATCGACAGCAGAGAAAGAACCATGAAGATGCctgggaaaagagaagattttCAGAACCTTCTGTTTTAGCAAACAGTAAATGCAACGTATTCAAGTAGTACAAAGCAACTGGAAAGCTGCTTTCAACAGGGAAGCTGGTGATGCCCCTTCTAtaagacagtggttcccaaaccaCTGAAGGGTGGGGGCATGGAGAAATATTTTGGGGGGGATGCAGTGGGACCCAACCCAGTCCccaatggggtggggaggaagtgcTACCCTGCTCTGTTCTGCCCCCAAACCAGCAGCTCCCCCCGCAGCCACAGCTCCACTCaagccccagcctggctctggtcCCAGCAACAGTTCTGCTCCggctccagcccagctccaccccataCCAGCTCTACCCTCATTCCCTCTCTACTCCTAGGCCAACATCACCTctagccccagctgctcccccattcctgttcccccccccaaacctgcagTCAAAACCCCTCTGCTCAGTCAACTGTGCAgtaaggggaaggggagaagagtgcACCCCACTGTGCTAGGGGAATCCTAGCAGCCTTTCTACACCACCCACTCCTGaagagtgttccctgtaagctgggcacttgtgtggctcctcaggagaaattcagatgctatccggctgattagcagagtgcccgcagcttgatttgtgtttctactggtggtgcccattCAGACATGCCTCAGTGAATGTCATAAAACatgttctgcacatggatggaaaagattggagTTTCTTCTGACGCCAGCCTGCCCCTGAGCTAGGAGATGTGGGTGGGAGCATCACCAGTCTGCACTGTGCTCTGGCAATCGGGGGCTGACAAAATGGCCCCATGGAGTTAGTGCAGCCAGCACGAGTTAGAGCCTGGGAGTTATTCTAGCTTCTGCCAAGGGCTAAATCAGTTCATGGACGGCCCTTGGGCTGGGGGTTGAGCGGGAGCAGAAAAGTAGCAGAAAGCAACACATGTCCcgtccttcccaccctcctccaaGGAAAGTCTAGCAGTCATGGGTGTTTGGTagcctaggtgggggaaggctttgTTTTCCCAAACCGCCATGCATGGCCCCatccccagaacacctgctgtgggcagagtggtgctgcccccagcgcctgccctcccGGTGCTCCTGGACAGGGAGActggagccatgtggcctcctccctccctccctgtgctggggcCACACTGcgtgccctcctcctcctcctggtgctctgggggccagggaagCTGAGGGGCATGCATGTACTCACCCCCCCCATCTATTCCCCTCCTCGTGCGGGGGAGGGGCCCtcagcaaagggggcggggctgtaagtgtggctgggggcctgcctccctcagccccagcagcacCAACTGCCCATGCTAGCAACACAGTCTAAACATGCTACCCCATTCTTACAGAGGGAGCCCTTCTCCCTGCCAAACATGCACACTAAAAGCAAGGGTGAATTTGGGGGGCAAGTAATACCTAACTTATTTTGTCACAAAAGGAAAAAGATCCAGCTAACTGCACTGGGTGGATCAGACAAGGATCTGCAGGCGCTCACCAGCACCCTATCCAGTGTGATCAGAAAGGTTACTTGGGTggatagtaaggatgttaaaattcaGTCAAATAGGTAACCATGCAACTGCTGAAAATATCAGTGGTTAcacgctgcgggctctgcagtataaagacAAAATAAGCAGAGCCAGCAGTGAAACCTCTCCAGGAACGGGGTCACCCGCCCGTGTCcacccagctcctggggaggaggtttCACTGCCCTGCCGCAGCAAAGCCGTCTCCCCAGGAGCCaaaaccattaaccaataagaatcAGCTTACTGGTTAAACGGTTAGTCAGTGACACTCTAACTTCCTTAGTGGATAGTCTTTGAGCATGGGATTTCAGCAATGGTGCTCCCCAGTCATGGAATCAGCCACCCATCCATGAGTGTTATTAGTAGGCTAAGTGAATTTTGCAAATCACAGCTCACGGTGCTTTGATCTGGCTGTAAATTTGAAAATGCCCTGGGAcatttgtaaaaacaaaacaaaacaaacaaacaaaaaaccccccagCTCTACACACTATGTAATCCTCTAATAAAATAATACTTTGCAATAATACAGTGCGTTTCCCATCTAAGAGTACAGTGGCATTATCCCTATCTCCTAGACCAGGAATGCTGAGGAAACCAAGAGATTTGAAGTATTTTATGCAAGCTTTGTGTAAAATCTAACTATGTGATGTACTTatatcctcctccctcccctgtccccactgtaGTATCTGTGTGCCTCTCAATCTTGAATGTGTTTATCTTCACAACAACTCTGTGAGGTAGGGCATTCTTACCAAAGgcgaactgaggcacagagacttgctcaaggtcacataggaagtgTGTGATGGAGCTAAGAATTGAAGCCACATGTTCCAGGCCAGCACCCTGGCCACTCACTCTCTGTTTTCTCGTGGAaaagataaatatggcatttgtTCACCTAGCTGcattgtattttctttatttgtctCTCTCCCCGCCCTGCCTCTATTATATAACCTTAGACTGAATTTAGAGATGCTGACTTGTAAGTATGGAAATCCACCCTTCTGTGTTTTTCCACACCTACTTATGATTCCTCAGGGGAAGAGCTTCATTGTGATTTAAACATGGCAGAGTGCGGATGGGGCTACTTGGAATCTGGCATCCAAAGTGACAACAGGTGGCACTAAAACATTACTGTGATGGGCATCTCCTTACATAGCTCCCGGGCACGTGAAACAGCAAATGCAGCCTCTCGCACCATGAAAAAAACATGGAGATTGGAGTTCACAAATGTCATGCAGCATCTGAGCTCAATGTCATGTGAAACTGTGATAGCAGAATGTTAGATACTCCATAatatcagaagcttcagggggtagccgagttagtctgttacagaaaaaaatggtctggtagcactttatagactaacaaaacatgtagatggtatcatgagcttttgtgggcacggccccctaactctggtcatctgaagaagtgggctgtgcccacaaaagctcatgatactatctacatttttgttagtctataaagtattaccagaccatttgttggttttttccaTAATATCAGTTACTAAAGTGCTTTTTTATCTGACTACAGGGAAGTAGGAGCTGTGAATTAAGATACCGAAAAAATGCATCCACAGGCTGAAATATATTAGCACAGAGCTTTCATACCTGATGTCTAAACTTCAGACTCTTCAATCTATAATTAGGCACCTAAAAataagtggcttgcttttttagAAGTGCTGAGTAGCCAAGCCACTGTTGGGCACTGCATACGTTCAGCACctatgaaaatcaggccacttttatTTTAGGAGTTGAACTATAAATTTAGGACACAAGTTTTAAGCATGCACGTTTGAAACTTTCAGCTTTAATCTTTGCATTTTCATACAAGGCGTATTTTAAATGCAAATAATTAAAGTAAAACTCATAAATTATATAGTcatttttcagaggggtagccatattagtctgtaactttacaaacgagtagtcctgtgacaccttagagactaacaaaattatatatagtatcatgagctttcatgggcaaaacccacttcttcggaaGTAGTGGGTTTTGCACACAaacgctcatgatactatatatatttgttagtctccaaggtaccacaggactactcattttttaatcATCATTTCTGTTAGCATTTAGAAGGAAATATGTGTTGAATATTAAACTGGTGATGCTACAGCACTTTCTAGTTTATCAGATAAAATGAGATTAGATAGATTTCACTCGAGtcaattattttaatttagtgCTTAGCAATCAATGCTATCTGCAACTTCCAATTAGTTTGTTTTATTATCATATAAAAGGACCACATTTACTGCTTTATTACAGCTATTTAACCACACTTGTGCTATTGAAAGGAATTAAGCTCTGAGCATGACTCTAAGAAACTGAGATATTTTAATATCTTTGAGTGATTAGCTAGTGAGCTTTTCCCTGTACATTTTAACTGCCACCTTGTCTTCAAACATCTCTGAATTCATTTTGAATAGAATGCCTGACAAagaattaccgtattttccggcgtatagggcgactgggcgtataagacgaccccctatctttttaattaaaagatagggtttcatcttataccccagcgcccctccgcctcctttgctcccggtgtccctggtctgctggagatggtccccagcagaccagaggcaccgggagcaaagccgtagcagctttgaaagcctcgggggaagccggcgggggggcatcccaggcgcgcctgggatgcccccccccccgccggcttcccccgaggctttcaaagccgcggaggggctccggcggcggggcatcccaggcgcgcctgggatgtatacccagcgtacaagacgacccccgatttttgggggatgttttttaacatcagaggtcgtcttgtacgccagAATATACGGTATCCATGTACCTAAATACCCAGTATCAGCTTGTAAGGCTGAATAACCATGACAATTGTATAATGGTACAGTCCATATTCCATTGTGGGGAAGGATTTCTCCTGTAATATGCATTCTGTGTGTTTGTTTATTGCTTGAATTGTTccccatttttctttaaaaacaaattatgttTTATATATGGCATGAGGATTTTTTTAAGCACTGTATCCTACAAAGTAATGGCCAAAAGCAGACTAGCAAGTGAACACAGTGAGAGCCTGTCATTTCAGCACTCTTAGAAATCTTTGCTCAAGATCAAAACTGGTTCTGGAATTCCAAGAGCAAATACTGACAAGAGTTAATTAAGCAAAAAATTGTTTCTGCAATTTTTGCAAAGCGAATGCTCACACTAAAAAAGTCTTCCTATCGCAGAAAGATTTTACGGAAAAGCTGCCTGCAACCTGTTTGATAAGCTGGCAAGTATTCAGAACACAACCTGGTCCCTTTTAGTGattcaaaagaaattattttagcCCAAATCTGCCTTCCCAGCTGGTGGAAGCTACTTCCTATTCTGAATGGGTGTTTTCCCATTGGTAGCAATCTTGTACAGCAGTAGGCTGTAGTAGCCCAAGCTTGCTCTTTTACCTGAAGTCCCATGCTTGTAACAGCCTGCCAGCCATCAATCCAAATGCCACAATCAAACCAGTGGGGATGACACTGTTGGGCCACCAGGGAAGAAAATATAAAGGACTAGTACTGCCTGCAGTGAACATGTACCTGGCTCAGCACCCATCagtgaggaagggaggggctgatggAGTCAAATATTTTCCCGTGAAACTGTCTTACACCCCTTGATAGCAGTGCTGTGTGATGAAGGATTTCATTCTCTTGGAAATTTGGGGCTGTATTCTTTTTAAGAATGAATGGTTTGAGTAACACTCTGTCTTCCAGCACTACGAAGtaagtttttggttttttaatgACTTACGGCTGACAAGATCTGTTCTTCCCCACTTCTTGGTAACATAAGGGCGACTACTGTCCTAAGGCAGTCATATAATAGTATGCTGATAATGCTGATACCTGGTAGAACCCAGCTGCTAAATCTAGAATGTTCAATATTTGGTAGGTACAGTTACCTGTACCTATGCTCAGGCCACTTACTTTGGTACCTAACATTTGGGACCTAGATATGAAAATGTGGTTGACATCCATAATTTTCCAtgttaataaatacattaaaatactcAAAAGTATCCCACACCTCTTAAAAATGTTGTCCTAAATTCTGATAAGGAAGTGTTCTGTGGTTGACAGATTGCTGGGAAAGCAGACTCTGCAGCAACATCTTAATACTATCTGGCATTGGCAATGATAACAAGAAATCACTTTTTGCTTCTCAGTCCTTATAAAAAATCCTAATTTATATTTACTAGGATTGTCACGTTGCAGAAACAAATGTGTTTTGAAGGCCATGTAATTAAATATGGCATCTTTTCATAATGTCACTATTACTACCTTCTTTAACaaaatctttttcaaaagaaactgcTGCAGCTGTATGAAATCTATCTATTCCTTAGATGGAGGTCAAATAAAACAGTAACTGAAGGTTATTTTAACTCTACTGATGACTGTCTAAGCAAGGCAACAAAGGAATGGAGAATTGTAGAGAACTTGATACACTACAGACATGTGCCTTTCTGTGAATAATCCATGAAACTTGATTTGAgattccaaagcactttacacatTTGTGTAAGTATTGTACACATGAGAAAGAAACTGGGACACAGGACATTCCATGTTTTACCCAAAGCTACATACAAACTGAGGAGCAGAGTGAAGCACAGAACTAAAGCCTCGTGATTTCTAACCCCCAGGTCTAACCATCAGCCCATGCTCACCCAATGCTCCAAATCACTATGGTACCTTTCACAAACAATTTCAGCACAAATAAGTGGCGAGCAGATAAATAGCACCACGTTTAACTCTCGGTCCTTCTTATGCTTGATTTAGATCCACTTCTGTATTACAGTTTATGAGATGAGGCACCCAGGGCAACGTGCATAAATTCACAGACTAGGCAAATGCACTCTGGCTAACTATCAGCATCCTGTTTAAGTTGGTGTTAAGTCCAGTTTTGAAAGTTAGAGAAATGTGAATAAGGCCCAAATGTCTAAGGGAAGACAAGTGCAATGCTTTCCAGCTAATAAGTTGCCTCCTTGCATTCAGTATTATATAGTAACATGATTTGCTCTAGGCTTCCTCAAAGTtagggtgtgtttgtgtgtgtagatgtggCATGCATGGAAGTTGCTGTCTTCGCCCAAGAGGAGGAATTTGCCTATGAATTTGTCATTTAGAACTCTGTGAAGTTTCTTCACTGCTCTGCTTTTGGTGGATGTACCAATtacctttgtattttttttattattctctaTCAATCCGAGTGGCCCGAGACAGCCTTTCTCCTTGGTGACAACTACTAGCAGCCAACAAtattggctgggggagggaagagatgacttttctccagcaaaggcCATCTGCAGATCAGCACTTGGAGACCGAGTGCTGATTATGTTGCTCAATGCAGGATACTTCCATTCTGTTCTCATCCTCTTGCCATGGCTCAGCCTGCACGTGATTAATTCATCTTAGCTGTCAGGCACAATGAAGTACCCAGAGCAATGCTTTGTCTTTCAATAAGCTACAGCGCTGTGCCTAAATAAGCACTTTAGGTGCCTTTAAAAATAAAGCTGGCAGCTGCTAAAGCTGACATACTATCACTGGATGCTGATTAATTCTTTGGTGCCAGCTGCTTTACAGGCATTTGTGCTGGTAATGGACACTGTGGTCTGAGAATCCAGGTCCAATGCTTTTGCAAGGTCTGGAAAAGAAACTTTGTTTTTGCTGTTTAAAAAAGTACCACTGCCAAAGGCTAATTGACTAGCTCTGAATAAGTAATTTGTTCAGTGATCTTAGTCCAGTCTCTTGTGACCATTTCACTAAATAATAATGCCAAAAAAATTCAATGTATACTCACAACATGGACAAGAAGGCTGCTGCCAGTCAGTAGAGAGATACATTGACAGATCTATAGTGCTTGCACTACACCTGTATGCTTGCACTACACCCGGCCATAACTTAATCAGTTGAAATTTAACTCTTTCAATTTCTTTGCAAGTTTAGGTGTGCCTTGAAACTAGAAGGCATCACACCCAAATCAGCATGGTTGTATTGCTAAAGAATACAAATGTATGTGCATGGGGCTTTAGGAACACAGCCTTACCGGATACGCAGACCAtaactggctttaaaaaaaaattgtgtgtcagTACCATGGGCACACTTGCCATATGAGAGACCTTAGTCTACAGTCAGTTCCACATATTTATTTTCTGCATGAGATGATACAGGGAGCAGACAGTGTGATGGGGGAAGGGCCCATCCCCTCCAAAAGGAGCATTTTGAATCAGTTGGCAGACATGTGGTTGAATGCTGTCTGTCATAcagcacaagtgagaagcataGGTGTGCGCATAGGGTGTGCGAGgcgtgcccaggcacaccctaatcaTGTCTTGGGCCGGCTAGCGGCTGCTGGAGAAGGAGAGAGATTTGTGACAGGGTGCCgcagcccctcactttaaattccccacagCCATCtacggggcactgtggggcagagagagcacaTGCGCGGCGTGCTCAAATGCCACACAACAgatgagaggggagatgcccgggcgtgGCGTGATGTCacagcctgggactttaaaaccatgCAGTCCagctccagaagcagctggggcacGATTAGAGACGCCGGCCAGTTGGCCGGCACCATTTTTCCACCCCAGGCCCCAGCAGCACTACGCGGCACCCCTGAGGGGCCCCcgcccaacccggcagcaccacgcAGCACCCTGGTGGCACCCCGCGCTAGGGCCTGGCCGGCCTGTAGCTTgagctggctctgactccagccccacgAATTGGAAGGCAAAAGCCGAAGgtaagggagggcaggggaaggggggaaaataagaggaagaggtgggagaggaacgggcttgtgctgaggggaggggggcaggtcaggagaaaaaaggggaaaggaccaagggacagggtaaaggagacacaaatgccagggggtcaAGTGGAGACagtgaggaaaagggaaggaggggaggtgtcagttggaggggggacagggtgatgctgggagaggagagggtaagggcattggggattagagggggaggaggaggtgctgggagaaggcttgaaagaaggggtgggcatgaggaaggcggggatggagcaaggcatctgtgagggcacggGCATAAGGGGAACggggcagagggtgatgagggggtgggcatcagggaaaaagagggcaaagggggcgggggcagtgagggaaggggaaggcaccaggagggtgcaggtgccaggggattctgggggtgaagcagaagggcagacacctgcaggggagggaccagcaccagaggagagaggcagggcaggtgtgtagagggaggtgttaggagaggggatgaggaggggtagctcacatgatcagagtggggctactggaggagtgggcacaggggggagagaagggctggcggggggtgtaggcaggtctcaggaaggctgagggcagttagaaaggcaggagtcaggacagcagaggaggatgaggagtttggggggcagcaggcaccaggggagctgatggagtaagggaaggagacatggcagcagagggaaaaggtagaggtttatgagatatttattaataacttgggtgccacagtggcacatccaaacaagccacattaactcagtactggtgcacaacacaaaattaattctgcgcATGGGAggaaacttagagggaacacttcccccagcctctccatccccgagttaatgtcacacacattggtgtaatgcaattgcaggatagttgcatgagaggggttctgggggggcaaactaatccctattggtaggaggatggtgggaaaagtccttcgagggGGGGtatcacatgacaccttttacttctggtcatgtgtccatcttgctccgagagtgttacctccagaggtgtggccaatgggggtcaggggcgtggttaacaggggtcaggggtgtgactaatgggggtcaaagtacatttaaaaaaaaattctttgggtgcacaccctaatgaaatgtgctgtgcacgcctatgGTGAGAAGTGTTATAAAAACAACAAAGGGTCAGTTGTTGGTCAGTGGGGCACAATCATCTGCCTCTGAACATCATCTTAGATCTACATCTGG
Protein-coding regions in this window:
- the XK gene encoding endoplasmic reticulum membrane adapter protein XK, with the translated sequence MKFPGSVLVSLLLFVAETGTALYLGSTYRSAGDRIWQGLTLLFALLPCVLVQLNLVLIHRDLSRDRPLVLLLHILQLGPVVRCVEVFYIYFHAGRFEEPYVSITKKRQMPKDGHSEEVEKEVGQAERKLFTHRSAFSRASVIQAFLGSAPQLTLQLYICVLQQEITAARSIFMVLSLLSIVYGALRCNILAIKIKYDDYDVSVKPAAYLCIFLWRSFEIATRVVVLVLFSSVLQIWVLPVVLLNFFGFFFYPWILFWQSKSPFPENIEKALSRVGTTIVLCLLTFLYAGINMFCWSAVQLKLNDSDLINKSQNWYRLAVYYMLRFIENAFLLLLWYAYRTDVYLYVCAPLLVLQLLIGYCMAVLFMLVFYQFCHPCKKLFSSSISEGLLSCFKYLCFACKPPAAAMPMDKADLKSSDGTDDDAQASYKTNESQNGNPHPSASSNA